One window of Enterobacter sp. RHBSTW-00175 genomic DNA carries:
- a CDS encoding lipoprotein, producing the protein MKKIVFAAAFVVSGLLVGCNQLTQYTVSEQEINQALEKHNNFSKDIGVPGLADAHIVLSKLTSQIGREEPNKVTLTGDADLDMNSLFGSQKANIKLKLKALPVFNKEKGAIYLQEMEVVDAVVSPDKMKPVIQTLIPYLNQSLSSYFNQQPAYVLSEDKSKGESLAKKYAKGIEVKPGEIIIPFTD; encoded by the coding sequence ATGAAGAAGATCGTCTTTGCCGCAGCATTCGTCGTTAGCGGCCTGCTGGTGGGTTGTAACCAGCTTACGCAATATACCGTCAGTGAGCAGGAGATTAATCAGGCGCTGGAAAAGCATAACAACTTTTCAAAAGACATTGGCGTGCCGGGCCTTGCCGACGCGCATATCGTGCTGAGCAAGCTCACCAGCCAGATTGGGCGTGAAGAGCCGAACAAAGTCACCCTTACCGGTGATGCAGACCTGGACATGAATTCCCTCTTCGGTAGCCAGAAAGCGAATATCAAACTCAAGCTCAAAGCGCTGCCGGTCTTCAATAAAGAGAAAGGGGCCATCTATCTGCAAGAGATGGAAGTGGTGGATGCAGTGGTTTCACCCGATAAGATGAAACCGGTGATCCAGACCCTGATCCCCTACCTCAACCAGTCGCTGAGCAGCTATTTCAACCAGCAGCCAGCCTATGTTCTGAGTGAAGATAAGAGCAAAGGCGAATCACTTGCCAAAAAATATGCAAAAGGGATAGAGGTGAAACCGGGAGAAATCATCATTCCATTCACCGATTAA
- a CDS encoding YceI family protein: MKKHLLGIALGSLLFTTGSAVAADYKIDKEGQHAFVNFRIQHLGYSWLYGSFNDFDGTFRFDDKNPAADNVNVTINTSSVDTNHAERDKHLRSADFLNVTKFPQATFTSTEVKKAGDKLDITGNLTLNGVTKPVTLQATLIGQGDDPWCGKRAGFEATGKIHLKDFNITTDLGPASQDVELIISVEGVQQKS; the protein is encoded by the coding sequence ATGAAAAAACACCTGTTGGGTATCGCGTTAGGTTCGCTGTTATTTACCACCGGTTCTGCGGTGGCCGCTGATTATAAAATTGATAAAGAAGGCCAACATGCTTTCGTCAATTTCCGGATTCAGCATCTTGGTTATAGCTGGTTATATGGCAGTTTTAACGATTTCGATGGCACATTTCGTTTTGATGACAAAAACCCCGCCGCGGATAACGTCAACGTCACCATAAATACCAGCAGCGTGGACACAAACCATGCTGAGCGCGATAAGCATCTGCGCAGTGCCGATTTTCTTAACGTAACCAAATTCCCGCAGGCCACATTCACTTCAACAGAGGTGAAGAAAGCCGGAGATAAACTTGATATTACCGGTAATCTCACACTCAACGGGGTAACAAAACCGGTCACACTTCAGGCAACGTTAATCGGCCAGGGTGATGATCCGTGGTGCGGAAAGCGTGCAGGTTTTGAAGCCACCGGGAAAATTCACCTGAAAGACTTTAATATCACCACGGATTTAGGCCCGGCGTCCCAGGATGTCGAATTGATTATTTCTGTGGAAGGTGTTCAGCAGAAGTCGTAA
- a CDS encoding DUF2770 family protein, with the protein MRKIVSYLINNIREHLMFYILLWSLLAIIDFIYIVFY; encoded by the coding sequence ATGCGCAAAATCGTTAGCTACCTTATCAATAATATTCGCGAGCATTTAATGTTTTATATTTTATTGTGGTCGCTGCTGGCAATCATCGATTTTATTTATATTGTATTTTACTAA
- a CDS encoding IS3 family transposase (programmed frameshift), producing MSGKRYPEEFKTEAVKQVVDRGYSVASVATRLDITTHSLYAWIKKYGPDSSTNKEQSDAQAEIRRLQKELKRVTDERDIFKKSRGVLRKAVRLRYAFIRDNSCCWPVRLLCRVLDVHPSGFYAWLQQPHSQRHQADLRLTGQIKQFWLESGCVYGYRKIHLDLRDSGQQCGVNRVWRLMKRVGIKAQVGYRSPRARKGEASIVSPNRLQRQFNPDAPDERWVTDITYIRTHEGWLYLAVVVDLFSRKIIGWSMQSRMTKDIVLNALLMAVWRRNPQKQVLVHSDQGSQYTSHEWQSFLKSHGLEGSMSRRGNCHDNAVAESFFQLLKRERIKKKIYGTREEARSDIFDYIEMFYNSKRRHGSSDQMSPTEYENQYYQRLGSV from the exons ATGAGCGGTAAGCGTTATCCCGAAGAGTTTAAAACTGAAGCAGTCAAACAGGTTGTTGATCGCGGTTATTCTGTTGCCAGCGTTGCAACACGTCTCGATATCACCACCCACAGCCTTTACGCCTGGATAAAGAAGTACGGTCCGGATTCTTCCACTAATAAAGAACAGTCAGATGCTCAGGCCGAGATCCGCCGTCTCCAGAAAGAGCTGAAACGGGTTACCGACGAACGGGACATAT TTAAAAAAAGCCGCGGCGTACTTCGCAAAGCTGTCCGACTGAGGTACGCCTTTATCCGTGACAACTCCTGTTGCTGGCCTGTTCGCCTGCTCTGTCGGGTGCTGGATGTTCATCCTAGTGGTTTTTACGCCTGGCTTCAGCAGCCGCATTCACAACGCCATCAGGCAGACCTGAGACTGACAGGACAGATTAAACAGTTCTGGCTGGAATCGGGATGCGTCTATGGTTATCGCAAAATCCATCTGGATCTGCGGGACAGCGGGCAACAGTGCGGAGTGAACCGGGTCTGGCGACTGATGAAACGTGTCGGGATAAAGGCTCAGGTCGGATACCGGAGCCCGCGGGCACGTAAAGGCGAGGCCAGTATCGTGTCGCCCAACAGGCTCCAGCGACAGTTCAATCCGGATGCTCCGGATGAGCGTTGGGTAACGGACATAACCTACATCAGGACCCACGAAGGCTGGCTGTATCTTGCCGTTGTTGTTGATCTGTTCTCACGCAAAATTATCGGCTGGTCCATGCAATCCCGGATGACAAAGGACATTGTCCTGAACGCACTGCTGATGGCTGTATGGCGGCGTAATCCCCAAAAACAGGTGCTGGTTCATTCGGATCAGGGCAGTCAGTACACAAGCCATGAGTGGCAGTCGTTCCTGAAATCACACGGCCTGGAGGGCAGCATGAGCCGTCGCGGTAACTGCCATGATAATGCGGTTGCAGAAAGCTTTTTCCAGTTGTTGAAACGCGAACGGATAAAGAAAAAGATCTACGGAACGCGGGAAGAAGCCCGCAGCGATATTTTTGATTACATCGAAATGTTTTATAACAGTAAGCGTCGGCATGGTTCTAGCGATCAGATGTCACCGACAGAATATGAAAACCAGTATTATCAACGGCTCGGAAGTGTCTAG
- the dinI gene encoding DNA damage-inducible protein I: MRIEVTIAKTTVLPAGALDALAGELSRRIHNSFPENDGAVTVRYAAANNLSVIGAAKEDKDRISEILQETWESADDWFITD, encoded by the coding sequence ATGCGTATTGAAGTTACCATCGCCAAAACAACCGTTCTGCCTGCTGGCGCGCTTGATGCGCTTGCCGGTGAATTATCCCGCCGTATTCACAACAGTTTCCCGGAAAACGATGGCGCCGTAACGGTACGTTATGCTGCCGCGAACAATCTGTCCGTTATTGGCGCTGCGAAAGAAGATAAAGATCGCATCAGCGAAATCCTGCAAGAAACGTGGGAAAGTGCCGACGACTGGTTCATCACCGATTAA
- a CDS encoding cytochrome b, translated as MQLRNSSSRYGIISMCLHWVFALAIYAMFGLGLWMVTLSYYDGWYHQAPELHKSIGILLMMGLVFRVVWRHISPPPPAPQSHGKFTRLSAKGVHIALYALLIAILVSGYLISTADGKPVSVFGIFDVPATLTDAGSQADIAGIVHLWLAWSIVIFSVLHGLAALKHHFIDKDDTLKRMLGRSSVDSGA; from the coding sequence ATGCAACTGCGAAATTCGTCTTCGCGCTACGGCATTATATCCATGTGCTTACACTGGGTATTTGCTCTGGCTATTTATGCCATGTTCGGTCTTGGACTCTGGATGGTGACGCTCAGCTATTATGATGGCTGGTATCATCAGGCACCTGAGTTGCATAAAAGCATTGGCATTCTGCTGATGATGGGGCTCGTTTTCCGCGTGGTGTGGCGACATATTTCTCCACCGCCGCCGGCTCCGCAAAGCCACGGTAAATTCACGCGTCTTAGCGCAAAAGGGGTACATATTGCCCTCTATGCCCTGCTCATCGCCATTTTGGTTAGTGGGTATCTTATCTCCACCGCAGATGGCAAGCCGGTCAGCGTCTTTGGCATTTTTGATGTTCCCGCCACATTGACGGATGCCGGTTCACAGGCCGATATCGCGGGCATTGTTCATCTGTGGCTTGCCTGGAGCATCGTTATCTTTTCAGTCCTTCATGGGCTTGCTGCGCTCAAACACCACTTTATTGATAAAGACGATACGCTGAAGCGAATGCTCGGCCGTTCGTCAGTTGACTCTGGAGCATAA
- the bssS gene encoding biofilm formation regulator BssS yields MEKNSEVIQTHPLVGWDISTVDSYDALMLRLHYQTPNQPNREEAEIGQTLWLTTAVARQFISILEAGIAKIESGDYQENEYKRH; encoded by the coding sequence ATGGAAAAGAATAGTGAAGTCATCCAGACCCATCCTCTCGTTGGTTGGGATATCAGTACCGTAGATAGCTACGATGCTTTGATGCTGCGTTTGCACTACCAGACCCCGAATCAGCCAAACCGTGAAGAAGCGGAAATTGGGCAGACGCTGTGGCTTACCACTGCCGTCGCACGTCAGTTTATTTCTATTTTGGAAGCAGGTATTGCAAAAATAGAATCTGGCGACTACCAGGAAAATGAGTATAAACGGCATTAA
- the mdtH gene encoding multidrug efflux MFS transporter MdtH, whose translation MSRVSQARNLGKYFLLVDNMLVVLGFFVVFPLISIRFVDQMGWAALMVGIALGLRQFVQQGLGVFGGAIADRFGAKPMIVTGMLLRAAGFATMGIAHEPWLLWFSCFLSGIGGTLFDPPRTALVVKLIRPRQRGRFFSVLMMQDSAGAVVGALLGSWLLQYDFRLVCATGAVLFILCAAFNAWLLPAWKLSTVKAPVREGLGRVLRDKRFVTYVLTLTGYYMLAVQVMLMLPIMVNDIAGSPAAVKWMYAIEASLSLTLLYPIARWSERRFRLEHRLMAGLLLMTLSMMPIGLVNTLQQLFMLICTFYIGSIIAEPARETLSASLADARARGSYMGFSRLGLAFGGALGYAGGGWLFDAGKALNQPELPWMMLGVVGFITLLALWWQFSQKRSARGMLEPGA comes from the coding sequence ATGTCCCGCGTATCACAGGCCAGGAACCTGGGTAAATATTTCCTGTTAGTCGATAACATGCTGGTCGTGCTCGGCTTTTTTGTCGTTTTTCCGCTTATTTCGATTCGCTTTGTCGATCAAATGGGCTGGGCGGCATTAATGGTCGGCATCGCGCTGGGTTTACGCCAGTTTGTCCAGCAGGGGCTGGGCGTATTTGGTGGGGCTATCGCTGACCGTTTTGGTGCCAAGCCAATGATTGTCACCGGGATGTTGTTACGCGCGGCAGGTTTCGCCACCATGGGAATTGCGCATGAACCCTGGTTGCTGTGGTTCTCCTGCTTCCTTTCCGGTATCGGCGGCACCCTCTTCGATCCCCCACGAACGGCACTGGTGGTCAAGCTGATCCGCCCGCGCCAGCGAGGCCGCTTCTTCTCTGTGCTGATGATGCAGGATAGCGCCGGTGCGGTGGTAGGCGCACTGCTGGGAAGCTGGTTGCTGCAATATGATTTTCGTCTGGTGTGTGCCACCGGCGCAGTGCTCTTTATTCTGTGTGCAGCCTTTAACGCATGGCTGCTGCCTGCATGGAAATTATCGACGGTAAAAGCCCCAGTGCGTGAAGGTCTGGGCCGCGTGCTACGTGACAAACGCTTCGTCACTTATGTACTGACCCTGACGGGCTATTACATGCTCGCGGTTCAGGTCATGCTGATGCTGCCCATCATGGTCAACGATATTGCCGGCTCACCCGCGGCCGTCAAATGGATGTATGCCATTGAAGCCAGCCTCTCATTGACGCTGCTTTATCCGATTGCTCGCTGGAGCGAACGCCGGTTTCGTCTTGAGCATCGGCTGATGGCCGGGCTGCTGCTGATGACCCTGAGCATGATGCCGATTGGGCTAGTGAATACCTTGCAGCAGCTCTTTATGCTGATATGCACGTTCTACATCGGTTCGATTATCGCCGAACCGGCGCGTGAAACGCTGAGTGCCTCTCTGGCAGACGCCCGCGCCCGTGGCAGCTATATGGGGTTCAGCCGTCTTGGGCTGGCCTTTGGCGGTGCGCTGGGCTATGCCGGCGGTGGCTGGCTGTTTGATGCGGGCAAAGCGCTGAATCAACCAGAGCTTCCGTGGATGATGCTGGGCGTGGTGGGCTTTATTACACTTCTTGCATTGTGGTGGCAGTTCAGCCAGAAACGCAGTGCGCGCGGGATGCTCGAGCCTGGCGCATAA
- a CDS encoding rhodanese-related sulfurtransferase — translation MPVLHNRVSNEMLKERMLAETEPRTTISFYKYFTINDPQATRDALYQAFTALNVFGRVYLAREGINAQISIPESKVNAFRDFLYAFDPALNDLRLNVALDDDGKSFWVLRMKVRERIVADGIDDPSFNAGDVGEYLKAAEVNAMLDDPDAVFIDMRNHYEYEVGHFENALEIPADTFREQLPKAVEMMQEHKDKKIVMYCTGGIRCEKASAWMKHNGFNKVWHIEGGIIEYARRAREQGLPVRFIGKNFVFDERMGERISDDVISHCHQCGTPCDTHTNCKNDGCHLLFIQCPTCAEKYHNCCSELCSEESMLPEEEQRRRRAGRENGNKIFNKSRGRLNTKLGIPDPE, via the coding sequence ATGCCAGTGTTACACAACCGCGTATCGAATGAGATGTTAAAAGAGCGTATGTTGGCTGAAACCGAACCGCGCACGACAATCTCATTCTACAAATATTTCACCATCAACGATCCACAAGCGACCCGCGATGCACTTTACCAGGCATTCACTGCGCTGAATGTGTTCGGACGCGTCTATTTGGCACGTGAAGGTATTAATGCGCAGATCAGCATCCCTGAAAGCAAAGTAAATGCGTTCCGTGATTTCCTCTACGCGTTTGACCCTGCGCTGAACGATCTGCGTCTGAATGTTGCGCTGGACGATGACGGTAAATCGTTCTGGGTGCTGCGTATGAAAGTCCGCGAACGTATTGTTGCCGACGGTATCGACGACCCGAGTTTTAATGCGGGCGATGTGGGGGAATACCTCAAAGCGGCCGAAGTGAATGCGATGCTGGACGACCCGGATGCAGTGTTCATCGATATGCGTAACCACTACGAATACGAAGTGGGTCATTTCGAAAACGCACTTGAAATCCCGGCGGATACCTTCCGTGAACAGCTGCCGAAAGCCGTTGAAATGATGCAGGAACATAAAGATAAAAAAATCGTTATGTACTGCACCGGCGGTATTCGCTGCGAAAAAGCCAGCGCCTGGATGAAACACAACGGGTTTAATAAAGTCTGGCACATTGAAGGTGGCATCATTGAGTATGCCCGTCGTGCCCGCGAGCAAGGGCTGCCGGTGCGCTTTATCGGCAAGAACTTCGTGTTTGATGAGCGTATGGGCGAGCGGATTTCAGATGATGTGATTTCACACTGCCACCAGTGCGGTACACCGTGCGATACACACACGAACTGCAAAAATGATGGCTGCCATCTGTTGTTTATCCAGTGTCCGACGTGTGCCGAGAAGTACCACAACTGTTGTAGCGAGCTGTGCAGTGAAGAGAGCATGTTGCCTGAAGAAGAGCAACGCCGCCGTCGCGCTGGCCGTGAAAACGGCAACAAGATCTTTAATAAATCTCGTGGTCGCCTGAATACCAAACTGGGTATTCCTGACCCGGAGTAA
- the pyrC gene encoding dihydroorotase, giving the protein MTAQPQVLKIRRPDDWHIHLRDGDMLKTVVPYTSEIYGRAIVMPNLVPPVTTVDAAIAYRQRILDAVPAGHDFTPLMTCYLTDSLDPNEVERGFNEGVFTAAKLYPANATTNSSHGVTSIDAIMPVLERMQKLGMPLLIHGEVTHADIDIFDREARFIETVMEPLRQRLPALKVVFEHITTKDAAEYVRDGNELIAATITPQHLMFNRNHMLVGGVRPHLYCLPILKRNIHQQALRELVASGFDRAFLGTDSAPHARHRKEASCGCAGCFNAPTALASYATVFEEMNALAHFEAFCSLNGPRFYGLPVNETFIELERTAYQVEDAIPLTDDTLIPFLAGETVQWTVKR; this is encoded by the coding sequence ATGACTGCACAACCCCAGGTTCTTAAAATCCGCCGCCCTGACGACTGGCATATCCATCTGCGTGATGGCGATATGCTGAAAACCGTCGTGCCTTATACCAGCGAAATTTATGGCCGCGCGATTGTTATGCCTAACCTGGTTCCGCCAGTCACCACCGTCGATGCTGCTATCGCGTATCGCCAGCGTATTCTTGATGCCGTCCCTGCGGGCCATGATTTCACCCCGCTGATGACCTGCTATCTGACGGACTCACTCGACCCGAACGAGGTGGAGCGCGGGTTTAACGAAGGGGTGTTCACCGCCGCTAAGCTCTACCCGGCCAATGCGACCACCAACTCCAGCCACGGTGTAACCAGTATCGACGCCATTATGCCGGTGCTGGAAAGAATGCAGAAACTGGGGATGCCGCTGCTGATCCACGGCGAAGTTACCCATGCTGATATTGATATCTTCGACCGTGAGGCCCGTTTTATTGAGACGGTGATGGAGCCGCTGCGTCAGCGTCTGCCTGCACTGAAAGTGGTGTTTGAGCACATCACCACCAAAGATGCCGCCGAATATGTTCGCGACGGCAACGAGCTTATCGCTGCTACCATCACCCCACAGCATCTGATGTTTAACCGTAACCACATGCTGGTAGGCGGTGTTCGTCCGCATCTCTACTGCCTGCCGATCCTCAAGCGTAATATTCACCAGCAGGCACTGCGCGAGCTGGTGGCAAGTGGCTTCGACCGCGCATTCCTGGGCACCGATTCCGCGCCACACGCGCGTCATCGTAAAGAAGCGAGCTGCGGCTGTGCGGGCTGCTTTAACGCGCCAACGGCACTTGCCAGCTACGCAACCGTGTTTGAAGAGATGAACGCGCTGGCGCATTTTGAGGCCTTCTGCTCCCTGAACGGCCCGCGTTTCTATGGCCTGCCGGTCAATGAAACCTTTATCGAACTGGAGCGCACCGCGTACCAGGTAGAAGACGCCATTCCACTGACTGACGACACGCTGATCCCATTCCTGGCGGGTGAAACCGTGCAATGGACAGTTAAACGCTAA
- a CDS encoding Kdo(2)-lipid IV(A) acyltransferase, producing MTQLPKFTADLLHPRYWLTWLGIGFLWLLVQLPYPVIFRLGKGLGRIALMFMKRRARIAYRNLELCFPQMSESERHDMVAKNFESVGMGLMETGMAWFWPDKRMARWTEVTGTGMEPVHSLQENQTGVLLIGVHFLTLEIGARMFGMQAPGIGVYRPNDNPVIDLVQTNGRMRSNKSMIDRKDLKGMIRALKSGEVVWYAPDHDYGPQASVFVPFFAVDEAATTTGTWMLARMSKAAIVPFVPRRKPDGSGYQLIMLKPEMTPPLDDAETTAKWMNGVVEQCIMLAPEQYMWLHRRFKTRPEGVPSRY from the coding sequence ATGACCCAGTTACCGAAATTTACTGCCGACCTTTTGCATCCCCGTTATTGGTTAACCTGGCTTGGTATTGGCTTTTTGTGGCTGCTTGTACAACTCCCTTATCCGGTTATTTTCCGTCTGGGTAAAGGATTGGGTCGTATCGCGCTAATGTTCATGAAGCGTCGCGCCAGAATTGCTTACCGCAATCTGGAACTCTGCTTTCCGCAAATGAGCGAATCAGAACGTCATGATATGGTCGCCAAAAATTTTGAGTCTGTGGGCATGGGGCTAATGGAAACCGGTATGGCATGGTTCTGGCCTGACAAACGCATGGCACGCTGGACTGAGGTAACCGGAACAGGCATGGAGCCAGTGCATTCTCTTCAGGAGAATCAGACCGGGGTTCTGTTAATTGGTGTGCACTTTCTGACGCTGGAAATCGGCGCGCGTATGTTCGGAATGCAGGCACCAGGTATTGGTGTTTATCGCCCGAATGACAACCCGGTAATCGATTTAGTGCAGACCAATGGCCGGATGCGCTCAAACAAAAGCATGATCGACCGTAAGGATCTGAAAGGGATGATCCGTGCACTCAAGTCAGGTGAAGTTGTCTGGTATGCCCCGGACCATGATTACGGCCCGCAGGCCAGCGTGTTTGTCCCCTTTTTTGCGGTCGATGAAGCCGCCACAACAACCGGCACCTGGATGCTGGCGCGGATGTCCAAAGCCGCTATCGTTCCCTTTGTTCCGCGCCGTAAACCCGATGGTTCAGGCTATCAGTTAATCATGCTGAAACCGGAAATGACACCGCCGCTGGACGATGCCGAAACCACGGCCAAATGGATGAACGGCGTTGTTGAACAATGCATTATGCTGGCGCCGGAGCAATACATGTGGTTGCATCGCCGCTTCAAGACCCGCCCGGAAGGTGTTCCCTCCCGTTATTAA
- the solA gene encoding N-methyl-L-tryptophan oxidase produces the protein MKYDLIIIGSGSVGSAAGYYATQAGLNVLMIDAHLPPHSEGSHHGDTRLIRHAYGEGERYVPLVLRAQTLWDELATLTEERVFDRTGIINLGPAHSAFLATVEHSAREFNLDVERLDAEAIMKRWPEIRVPDDYFGLFEANSGVLHCETAIKTWISLAEKAGCAQLFNCPVTAITHHEEGVTVSTQEGDYSASRLLISAGTWVTKLLPDLPVQPVRKVFSWFQADGRYSSQNKFPAFTGELPNGDQFYGFPSEKDALKIGKHNGGQVISSPEERKPFGAYPTDGSEAFTFLRNILPGIGGLLYGAACTYDNTPDEDFIIDTLPGHDNTLLITGLSGHGFKFASVLGEIAAQFAQGIAPQFDLKPFSLSRFNG, from the coding sequence ATGAAATACGACTTAATCATTATAGGCAGCGGCTCCGTGGGTTCTGCAGCAGGTTATTATGCAACGCAGGCCGGTCTTAACGTTCTGATGATAGACGCCCATCTTCCTCCGCATTCTGAAGGCAGCCATCACGGTGATACCCGTCTGATTCGTCATGCCTATGGCGAAGGTGAACGCTATGTGCCCCTCGTGCTGCGTGCCCAGACGCTTTGGGATGAACTGGCCACGCTCACCGAAGAGCGCGTCTTTGACCGAACAGGCATTATTAACCTCGGACCTGCCCATTCCGCTTTTCTGGCCACCGTCGAACACAGCGCGCGTGAGTTTAATCTTGATGTTGAGCGTCTTGACGCCGAAGCCATCATGAAACGCTGGCCGGAGATCCGTGTTCCTGATGATTACTTTGGGCTGTTTGAAGCCAATTCCGGCGTGTTGCATTGCGAGACGGCTATCAAAACCTGGATTTCTCTTGCTGAAAAAGCAGGATGCGCTCAACTATTCAACTGCCCGGTAACTGCCATTACCCATCACGAAGAAGGCGTCACCGTCAGCACCCAGGAAGGCGACTACTCTGCCTCTCGTTTGCTTATCAGCGCTGGCACCTGGGTTACAAAACTGCTGCCTGACCTGCCCGTACAGCCAGTGCGTAAAGTCTTCTCCTGGTTTCAGGCGGATGGTCGTTACAGCAGCCAGAATAAGTTCCCGGCCTTCACTGGCGAATTGCCCAATGGCGATCAGTTCTACGGCTTCCCGTCAGAAAAAGACGCGCTCAAGATTGGTAAACACAACGGCGGGCAAGTTATCTCTTCACCAGAAGAGCGTAAACCTTTTGGCGCTTACCCGACCGACGGTTCTGAAGCCTTTACGTTCCTGCGAAATATCCTGCCAGGTATTGGCGGCCTGCTCTACGGTGCAGCCTGCACCTATGACAACACGCCGGATGAAGATTTCATCATCGACACCCTGCCTGGCCATGACAACACGCTGCTCATCACCGGGCTTAGCGGCCACGGGTTTAAATTTGCCTCTGTGCTGGGCGAAATCGCTGCACAATTTGCTCAGGGGATCGCGCCACAGTTTGATCTGAAGCCCTTCTCCCTCTCCCGTTTTAACGGATAA
- a CDS encoding YceH family protein produces the protein MKYQLTATEARVIGCLLEKQVTTPEQYPLSVNAVTMACNQKTNREPVMNLGEHDVQDVLDALVKRHYLRTVSGFGNRVTKYEQRFCNSEFGDLKLSSAEVAVITTLLLRGAQTPGELRSRASRMHEFSDMQEVEQTLEGLATREDGPYVQRLAREPGKRESRFMHLFSGDVEPLDSYTETDAPEGNDSLTARVEALEEEVAGLKQRLDALLAHLGD, from the coding sequence ATGAAATATCAGTTAACCGCCACCGAAGCGCGGGTCATTGGCTGCCTGCTTGAAAAGCAGGTGACCACCCCAGAGCAATATCCGTTATCTGTGAATGCGGTGACCATGGCCTGTAATCAAAAGACCAACCGCGAGCCGGTGATGAATCTCGGTGAACACGACGTGCAGGATGTACTGGACGCGCTGGTCAAACGGCATTATCTACGCACGGTGAGCGGGTTTGGCAACCGGGTGACCAAGTACGAACAACGTTTTTGTAATTCCGAGTTTGGCGATCTCAAATTAAGTAGCGCAGAAGTGGCGGTCATCACCACGCTGCTGTTGCGTGGCGCGCAAACCCCTGGCGAACTGCGTTCACGTGCCTCCCGAATGCATGAATTCAGCGATATGCAGGAAGTCGAGCAAACGCTGGAAGGGCTGGCGACACGCGAAGATGGCCCTTACGTGCAACGCCTTGCGCGGGAGCCGGGCAAGCGCGAAAGCCGCTTTATGCACCTGTTCAGCGGTGATGTGGAACCGCTGGACAGTTATACCGAAACCGATGCACCAGAGGGCAATGACAGCCTGACGGCGCGAGTGGAAGCGCTTGAAGAAGAAGTCGCCGGGCTTAAACAGCGTCTGGATGCCTTGCTTGCTCATTTGGGAGATTAA
- the rimJ gene encoding ribosomal protein S5-alanine N-acetyltransferase yields the protein MFGYRSNVPKVRLTTDRLVVRLVHERDAWRLADYYAENRQFLKPWEPVRDESHCYPSGWQARLSMITEFHKQGSAFYFALLDPEEKEIVGIANFSNVVRGSFHACYLGYSIGQKWQGQGLMFEALTTAIRYMQRTQHIHRIMANYMPHNQRSGNLLARLGFEKEGYAKDYLLIDGEWRDHVLTALTTPDWTAGR from the coding sequence ATGTTTGGCTATCGCAGTAATGTGCCAAAAGTGCGCCTGACAACGGACAGGCTTGTCGTCCGTCTGGTGCATGAGCGTGATGCCTGGCGTCTGGCGGATTATTACGCCGAGAATCGCCAGTTTTTAAAACCCTGGGAACCCGTTCGGGATGAGAGCCATTGTTACCCGTCAGGCTGGCAGGCGCGGCTCAGTATGATTACGGAGTTTCACAAGCAAGGTAGTGCGTTCTATTTTGCGCTGCTGGACCCGGAAGAAAAAGAGATCGTTGGTATCGCTAACTTTTCCAATGTAGTGCGTGGGTCATTTCACGCCTGTTATCTTGGGTATTCCATCGGACAGAAGTGGCAAGGTCAGGGGTTGATGTTTGAAGCGCTGACCACGGCAATTCGCTACATGCAACGCACTCAACACATTCATCGCATCATGGCGAACTATATGCCGCATAACCAACGCAGCGGAAATTTGCTGGCGCGTTTAGGGTTTGAGAAAGAAGGTTACGCCAAAGATTATCTGCTTATCGATGGTGAATGGCGTGACCATGTGCTGACGGCGTTAACCACCCCAGACTGGACAGCAGGTCGTTAA